From the genome of Thermoleophilaceae bacterium:
GGAGCCGTCGGGGAGGTCGAACTCCTCGAGCGTCACGCGCGCCGGCGGCGCCGGCTCGGGCTCCGGCGCCGTGGCGGTGGGCGGCGCGGGCGACGTGGCGCCGCGGTCGGGCTCGTCCTCGCCGCCGTTGCATCCGGCGAGTGCCAGGACGACGGCGCTGAGTACGCGCGCGGCCACGCGACCGATGGTACGCCGCCGCCGTTCGATAACGTCGCACGCGATGGCGAGAGAGACGCAGGCTGCACGGAAGCGCTCGGGCTCCACCGCCCACTCGCTGCCCGACGCGGAGACCTGCGAGGCGGTGCTGCGACGCATGATGCTCATCCGCCGCTTCGAGGAGCGCGCCGGCGAGATGTACGCCAAGGCGAAGATCGGGGGCTTCCTCCACCTGTGCATCGGCGAGGAGGCCACGGTGGTCGGCGCCACCCAGGCGCTGCGCGAGACCGACTACCTCATGTCCACCTACCGCGAGCACGGCCAGGCGCTCGCCCGCGGCACCCCGGCGAACGCCGTCATGGCCGAGCTCTTCGGCCGCGTGGACGGCTGCTCCAAGGGCCGCGGCGGCTCGATGCACCTGTTCGACATGGAGCGGCGCTTCCTCGGCGGCTACGGCATCGTGGGCGGCAACCTGCCGCTGGCGGCGGGGGTCGCGCTCGCCTCCGACTACGAGGGGACCGAGGACGTCACCCTCTGCATGTTCGGCGACGGCGCCACCAACCAGGGCACCTTCGGCGAGACGATGAACCTCGCGGCGCTGTGGTCGCTGCCCGTCGTCTTCATGGTCATAAACAACCAGTTCGGAATGGGCACGTCGCTCGAGCGCCACTCCGCCGTCACCGACCTGTCGAGGAAGGCGGAGGGCTTCGGCGTGCCCGGCTCGCAATGCGACGGGATGGACGTGCTCGACGTGCACGCGGTGGTCACGGAAGCGCTGCGCTGCGCCCGCGAGGAGCGCAGGCCGCAGCTGGTGGAGGCGGTCACCTACCGCTTCCGCGGCCACTCGATGGCCGACCCGGAGGAGTACCGCACCAAGGACGAGGTCGAGGAGTGGCGCCGCCGCGACCCCATCGCCGCCTTCTCCAAACGGCTCGTGGACGAGAGCGTGTTCCCCGCCGAGCAGGTGGAGGCCTGGGACCAGGAGGGCACCGAGGT
Proteins encoded in this window:
- the pdhA gene encoding pyruvate dehydrogenase (acetyl-transferring) E1 component subunit alpha; this translates as MARETQAARKRSGSTAHSLPDAETCEAVLRRMMLIRRFEERAGEMYAKAKIGGFLHLCIGEEATVVGATQALRETDYLMSTYREHGQALARGTPANAVMAELFGRVDGCSKGRGGSMHLFDMERRFLGGYGIVGGNLPLAAGVALASDYEGTEDVTLCMFGDGATNQGTFGETMNLAALWSLPVVFMVINNQFGMGTSLERHSAVTDLSRKAEGFGVPGSQCDGMDVLDVHAVVTEALRCAREERRPQLVEAVTYRFRGHSMADPEEYRTKDEVEEWRRRDPIAAFSKRLVDESVFPAEQVEAWDQEGTEVVDEAVRFADASPFPDLDSLYDDIYVLEEGRAPAWWSVDERSPEPHRGEEERESGVIPHQLAEAGAAYASVGEQQARRRREEGDEEEPAEEGAG